The following coding sequences lie in one Posidoniimonas polymericola genomic window:
- a CDS encoding DUF1559 domain-containing protein yields the protein MEPNPPRQTAVGHRRRRPGFTLVELLVVIAIIGVLIALLLPAVQAAREAARRNSCQNKLRQLGIATQNYESARGTLPPAPAGGLDGSTYYIHILPYIEASVLADLYDPNVQPRKQLRNVFSNPDPSMLCPSDEPVQVLFAQGFDAANAGVGDTAYDYKGNYGINWGTGYFDQSRAVWDFTSLSNQPGRPGPFEPAKTIKLQRLTDGVSNTLLLIEIIAAPTGGPDEGVAGIDRRGRLWIPGSATHQISTLLSPNSTPCQQAGGGRGGGSVTVDPKTGCGKDRGFCIDRPDLGLHCDRGNAADAYTLGGRSNHTGGINVVRCDASVHFVSQAIDLPVWRALASRAGEEIPSEQ from the coding sequence ATGGAACCCAACCCACCAAGGCAAACGGCCGTGGGACACCGCCGCCGACGGCCCGGCTTCACGTTGGTCGAGTTGCTGGTCGTGATTGCGATTATCGGAGTCTTGATCGCCCTGCTGCTGCCCGCGGTGCAGGCGGCCCGCGAGGCGGCAAGGCGTAACTCGTGCCAGAACAAGCTTCGCCAGCTGGGAATCGCCACACAGAACTACGAGAGCGCGCGGGGCACCCTGCCGCCAGCGCCCGCGGGGGGCCTCGATGGCAGCACCTACTACATCCACATCCTGCCGTATATCGAGGCCTCGGTGCTAGCCGACCTGTACGACCCCAACGTGCAGCCGCGGAAGCAGCTCCGCAATGTCTTCAGCAACCCCGACCCCTCGATGCTGTGCCCGTCGGACGAACCAGTGCAGGTGCTCTTCGCCCAGGGGTTCGACGCCGCCAACGCCGGGGTCGGCGACACCGCCTACGACTACAAGGGGAACTACGGGATCAACTGGGGGACCGGCTACTTCGACCAGTCCCGCGCCGTCTGGGACTTTACGTCCCTCTCAAACCAGCCCGGCAGGCCAGGCCCCTTCGAGCCAGCCAAGACTATCAAGCTGCAACGCCTGACCGACGGCGTCAGCAACACGCTGCTGCTGATTGAGATTATCGCGGCGCCCACAGGAGGCCCCGACGAAGGGGTCGCCGGCATCGATCGCCGCGGCCGGCTCTGGATCCCGGGGTCCGCGACGCACCAGATCTCAACGCTCCTGTCTCCCAATAGCACGCCTTGTCAGCAGGCTGGCGGCGGACGCGGCGGCGGGTCGGTGACGGTCGACCCGAAGACCGGCTGCGGCAAGGACCGCGGCTTCTGCATCGACCGGCCTGATCTCGGGCTGCACTGCGACCGCGGCAACGCGGCCGACGCCTACACCCTCGGCGGGCGTAGCAACCACACCGGGGGGATCAACGTCGTGCGCTGTGACGCCTCGGTGCACTTCGTCAGCCAGGCGATCGACCTGCCCGTGTGGCGGGCGCTGGCCAGCCGCGCGGGCGAGGAGATCCCGAGCGAGCAGTAA
- a CDS encoding sigma-70 family RNA polymerase sigma factor: MENPDKLASHGSDPPDRPESELGLAALWENARHAVFAQLIASVGSIHDAEDLLQEVAVAVAKNYHKHDQGRPFVAWALGIARNQALMYFRKQRRDRLAFGEDMMRVVATHLEATPTIGDDRRRDALHECLAAMSGERRSLLSMRYGRDMNLTEIARSLGKSVPAIKGKLFRVRKILGDCVHHRLAAR, encoded by the coding sequence ATGGAAAACCCAGACAAGCTTGCGTCGCATGGCTCAGATCCACCGGATCGGCCCGAGAGCGAACTCGGGCTCGCTGCGCTTTGGGAGAACGCCAGGCACGCGGTCTTCGCCCAACTGATTGCGTCGGTGGGCTCGATCCACGACGCCGAGGACCTGTTGCAGGAAGTAGCGGTGGCGGTCGCCAAGAACTACCACAAGCACGATCAGGGCCGGCCGTTTGTCGCGTGGGCATTGGGCATCGCCCGCAACCAGGCTTTGATGTACTTCCGCAAACAGCGGCGGGACCGACTGGCATTCGGCGAAGACATGATGCGGGTTGTCGCCACTCACCTTGAGGCGACGCCCACTATCGGCGACGACCGTCGCCGGGACGCTCTGCACGAGTGCCTGGCGGCGATGTCGGGCGAGCGGCGGTCGCTGCTGTCCATGCGGTACGGGCGGGACATGAACCTGACCGAGATTGCGAGGTCGCTCGGGAAGTCCGTTCCCGCGATCAAAGGTAAGTTATTCAGGGTCCGCAAAATCCTCGGCGACTGCGTGCACCACCGTCTGGCGGCAAGGTAG
- a CDS encoding LamG-like jellyroll fold domain-containing protein produces MSIPEHIFGHLEDYADGALSQDGLEEVQAWFHESEENQRLFAEWFVAQAELRDAERLADAREVFPDSRLQQSTYPSRQAHPQIGDWRWASLAAGLLLAIGIAAWFSGAERQPQAIANARQAAEETASEGAVTSVAYVGRAIGGVWKDASLREGTPLAPGTHLRLESGRAELVFGSGAQVTVRGPCELAIETDSSFGLLVGDVSVEATFGFKVTTPSGVVIDLGTAFGVSVDNEGGSEVHVFEGEVAFQPANSDRQKTKSIVLSKDQACRYSVAGVTLDQFQANEAKFAWRRRQLLGSSDVPALPVRDELVLWLAADRFVETDPQGRVECWRDLVIDANTYPDDALQPAPQYRPLLTANGLNGRPSIRFGEPGCFLLTPPLYTTDEQTAVVVCSLNATSPAFQQILNYNGPPQRQVGPLGGAITPSVFQIFLDDENRDGRFSAKGHLFAGLTEGRRETVFAEVIARDRVDKGRPLVIAFRHSLKERQMALFIDGAQEAESPSDQPIAITSRKLIGRHPIFDSEVGVFEGDIGELLIYNRALTDDEIASVSQYLGRRYDLPK; encoded by the coding sequence ATGTCGATACCTGAACACATCTTTGGTCATCTGGAAGACTACGCCGATGGTGCGCTCAGCCAGGACGGGCTCGAGGAGGTGCAGGCGTGGTTCCATGAGTCCGAAGAGAACCAGCGGCTGTTTGCCGAATGGTTTGTCGCCCAGGCCGAACTGCGTGACGCCGAGCGTCTTGCCGACGCCCGGGAGGTCTTCCCGGACTCGCGCCTGCAGCAATCGACCTACCCGTCTAGGCAAGCCCACCCCCAGATTGGCGACTGGCGGTGGGCGTCCCTTGCAGCGGGCCTGCTGCTGGCCATTGGGATAGCCGCCTGGTTTTCTGGAGCGGAGCGACAGCCGCAAGCAATCGCCAACGCCCGTCAGGCCGCCGAAGAAACTGCTTCTGAAGGGGCGGTGACGAGCGTCGCCTACGTCGGCCGAGCAATCGGCGGCGTCTGGAAGGACGCGTCATTGCGAGAGGGAACCCCGCTCGCGCCGGGAACGCACCTGAGACTCGAGAGTGGCCGCGCCGAGCTCGTGTTCGGTTCGGGCGCCCAGGTCACTGTCCGTGGTCCTTGCGAACTGGCTATCGAAACCGATTCTTCGTTTGGTCTGCTCGTGGGTGACGTTTCGGTAGAAGCCACGTTCGGGTTCAAGGTGACCACGCCGAGCGGCGTCGTGATCGACCTCGGCACCGCATTCGGAGTGTCGGTCGACAACGAGGGGGGCTCCGAGGTCCACGTCTTCGAGGGTGAGGTCGCCTTCCAGCCTGCGAACAGCGACCGGCAGAAAACCAAGTCGATCGTGCTCTCGAAGGACCAGGCCTGCCGCTACTCGGTCGCCGGCGTCACCCTCGATCAGTTCCAGGCCAACGAGGCGAAGTTCGCCTGGCGCCGGCGCCAGCTGCTGGGCAGCAGCGACGTCCCAGCGCTGCCGGTGCGGGACGAGTTGGTGCTGTGGCTGGCGGCCGACCGGTTCGTGGAAACGGATCCGCAGGGCAGGGTGGAGTGCTGGCGAGACCTCGTGATCGACGCCAACACCTACCCCGACGACGCCCTGCAGCCGGCGCCGCAGTACCGGCCGCTGCTGACGGCCAACGGCCTCAACGGCCGGCCGTCGATACGCTTCGGCGAGCCGGGGTGCTTCCTGCTGACACCGCCGCTCTACACGACCGACGAGCAGACGGCGGTGGTCGTTTGCAGCCTGAACGCGACTAGCCCGGCGTTCCAGCAGATTCTCAACTACAACGGCCCGCCCCAACGCCAGGTCGGCCCGCTCGGCGGAGCCATCACCCCGTCGGTATTTCAGATCTTCCTCGACGACGAAAACCGAGACGGGCGTTTCTCGGCTAAGGGTCACCTGTTCGCGGGCCTGACCGAGGGACGCCGTGAAACTGTTTTCGCCGAGGTGATTGCTCGCGACCGCGTCGACAAGGGGCGGCCGCTGGTGATCGCCTTCCGCCACAGCCTGAAAGAACGGCAGATGGCCCTCTTCATCGACGGGGCTCAAGAGGCAGAATCTCCGTCCGATCAGCCGATCGCGATCACCTCACGGAAGCTGATTGGCCGCCACCCGATTTTTGATAGCGAGGTTGGCGTGTTCGAGGGCGACATTGGCGAGCTGCTCATCTACAACCGCGCACTGACCGACGACGAGATCGCCAGCGTGTCGCAGTATCTTGGCCGCCGGTATGACCTCCCCAAATAA